The following coding sequences lie in one Candidatus Parvarchaeota archaeon genomic window:
- a CDS encoding DUF4870 domain-containing protein encodes MTMAKELKFTQEKPEGKSEGKRPDFETKMAALSYASAIITSFAGPLAIYFAAKPDDSYTRKNASTAALFAVAEIVLFTALLLVLAVVYFAVGFVAKSFQFYALVFCAIVFLFVVAVLKAALVFLAYKAYNGEPAAIPLLSKYAEKFE; translated from the coding sequence GAACTCAAATTCACGCAGGAAAAGCCGGAAGGAAAAAGCGAAGGGAAAAGGCCGGATTTTGAGACAAAAATGGCCGCACTTTCCTATGCGAGTGCAATAATAACAAGCTTTGCAGGCCCGCTTGCAATTTACTTTGCCGCAAAACCCGATGATTCTTATACGCGAAAAAACGCATCAACTGCGGCGCTTTTTGCAGTCGCCGAAATAGTGCTTTTCACGGCACTTCTTTTGGTTCTTGCAGTGGTTTATTTTGCCGTTGGCTTTGTTGCAAAAAGCTTCCAGTTTTATGCACTTGTCTTTTGTGCCATTGTGTTTTTGTTCGTTGTTGCCGTGCTAAAAGCTGCACTTGTCTTTCTTGCATATAAGGCGTACAATGGCGAGCCTGCTGCAATCCCGCTTCTCTCAAAGTATGCTGAAAAATTCGAATAA